A single region of the Streptomyces vilmorinianum genome encodes:
- a CDS encoding FAD-binding and (Fe-S)-binding domain-containing protein, with translation MRRRVRHPDLVRKHHERSELEAALRAAVAGDVDFGTSARALMTMDASNYRRVPVGVVAPRDATDVAAALSVCRSNGVPVVARGAGTSIAGQATGTGVVLDFTRHMRAIVSVDAEARTAVVQPGVVLDRLRDAVRPYGLTFGPDPSTRSRCTLGGMIGNNACGAHSVAWGTTADNVTSLDVLTYGGERLRLGQDWQGAPAGLRELVGRNLAALRTGYPPGLPRRISGYALDALLPERDADVARSYCGSESTLGVLTEATVRLVPLPAAPVLAVLGYADESAAADAAAGLLAYGPLTVEGMASDLVRDSARELLPRGGAWLFVETDGEGAARSLMRGADALDATVVTDPAGQRALWRVREDAAGTATRMPDGAEAWPGWEDCAVPPARLGSYLREFRRLLKEYGLRGSPYGHFGDGCVHVRIDFDLYTPKGVGHFRRFSEAVADLVVAHGGSLSGEHGDGQARAELLPKMYGTELVGLFGEVKDVWDPERGLNPGMLVRPGKLDKNLRFKGLGSVPEAARCVGVAKCRVEGPSTGPGVMCPSYRATGEEKHSTRGRARLLHEMALGEVITDGWRSEEVMEALDLCLSCKGCRSDCPVGVDMAAYKAEFLDRHYEGRRRPWSHVTMGRLPQWLRLFGPALNLGRALPSRFVGVTPERELPRVASRTFVSWFGTRLETVSDVLLWPDTFTNHLAPQVGRSAVRVLEAAGVRVGLPPGRVCCGLTYVSTGQLDRARTMMRRTLDVMDAVREPGHPVVVLEPSCAATLRTDLPELLADDPRAARLASSVRTFAQALEEFAPEWEPPRVDRPAVGQTHCHQHAVLGDAAERRLRERAGLAGELSGGCCGLAGNFGFEPGHYEVSVACAEDQLLPALRDADPEAVVLADGFSCRTQVAHLTDRRARHLVEVLAERLAGH, from the coding sequence ATGAGACGACGGGTGAGACATCCTGACCTCGTGCGAAAACACCACGAACGGTCGGAGCTGGAGGCGGCGCTGCGCGCGGCCGTGGCAGGAGACGTCGACTTCGGCACCTCGGCGAGGGCCCTGATGACGATGGACGCGTCCAACTACCGGCGCGTGCCGGTGGGCGTGGTCGCCCCCCGGGACGCCACGGACGTGGCGGCGGCACTGTCGGTCTGCCGCTCGAACGGAGTACCGGTGGTGGCGCGGGGCGCCGGCACGTCGATCGCCGGGCAGGCGACCGGCACGGGCGTCGTGCTCGACTTCACCCGCCACATGCGCGCGATCGTGTCCGTCGACGCCGAGGCACGAACGGCCGTCGTCCAGCCGGGTGTGGTCCTGGACCGGCTGCGCGACGCGGTGCGCCCGTACGGACTGACCTTCGGCCCCGATCCGTCGACGCGCAGCCGCTGCACCCTCGGCGGCATGATCGGCAACAACGCGTGCGGGGCGCACTCCGTGGCCTGGGGCACGACCGCCGACAACGTGACCTCGCTCGACGTCCTGACGTACGGGGGCGAGCGGCTCCGCCTCGGGCAGGACTGGCAGGGCGCGCCGGCCGGGCTGCGGGAGCTGGTCGGGCGGAACCTGGCGGCGCTGCGCACCGGCTATCCGCCCGGCCTGCCGCGCCGGATCTCCGGCTACGCGCTCGACGCGTTGCTGCCCGAGCGGGACGCGGACGTGGCGCGCTCGTACTGCGGCAGCGAGAGCACGCTGGGGGTGCTGACGGAGGCGACCGTACGGCTGGTCCCGCTGCCCGCCGCGCCGGTCCTGGCCGTTCTCGGGTACGCGGACGAGAGCGCGGCGGCGGACGCGGCGGCGGGGCTGCTGGCGTACGGGCCGCTGACGGTGGAGGGGATGGCGTCCGACCTCGTGCGTGACAGCGCGCGGGAGCTGCTCCCGAGGGGCGGGGCGTGGCTCTTCGTCGAGACGGACGGGGAGGGCGCGGCGCGGTCCCTCATGCGGGGAGCGGACGCGCTGGACGCGACGGTCGTGACGGACCCGGCCGGGCAGCGGGCGCTGTGGCGGGTACGGGAGGACGCGGCGGGCACGGCGACGAGGATGCCCGACGGGGCGGAGGCCTGGCCGGGGTGGGAGGACTGCGCGGTGCCGCCGGCGCGGCTGGGTTCGTACCTGCGCGAGTTCCGCAGGCTGCTGAAGGAGTACGGGCTGCGAGGGTCGCCGTACGGCCACTTCGGCGACGGCTGCGTCCACGTCCGTATCGACTTCGACCTGTACACGCCGAAGGGGGTGGGGCACTTCCGGCGCTTCTCGGAGGCCGTGGCGGACCTGGTGGTGGCACACGGGGGCTCGCTGTCGGGGGAGCACGGGGACGGGCAGGCGCGGGCGGAGCTGCTGCCGAAGATGTACGGCACGGAGCTGGTTGGCCTCTTCGGGGAGGTCAAGGACGTGTGGGACCCGGAGCGGGGTCTGAACCCGGGGATGCTGGTGCGGCCGGGGAAGCTCGACAAGAACCTGCGGTTCAAGGGCCTGGGTTCGGTGCCGGAGGCGGCCCGGTGCGTGGGGGTCGCCAAGTGCCGGGTGGAGGGGCCGAGTACGGGTCCGGGGGTGATGTGCCCGTCGTACCGCGCGACCGGGGAGGAGAAGCACTCGACGCGGGGCAGGGCGCGGCTGCTCCACGAGATGGCGCTGGGCGAGGTGATCACGGACGGCTGGCGCTCGGAGGAGGTCATGGAGGCGCTCGACCTGTGCCTGTCGTGCAAGGGGTGCCGGAGCGACTGTCCCGTGGGCGTGGACATGGCCGCGTACAAGGCGGAGTTCCTCGACCGCCACTACGAGGGCAGGCGGCGGCCGTGGTCGCACGTGACGATGGGCCGGCTGCCGCAGTGGCTGCGCCTGTTCGGGCCGGCGCTGAACCTGGGCCGGGCGCTGCCCTCCCGTTTCGTGGGCGTGACCCCGGAGCGGGAGCTGCCGCGGGTCGCGTCCCGGACGTTCGTGTCGTGGTTCGGCACGCGCCTGGAGACGGTCTCCGACGTCCTGCTGTGGCCGGACACCTTCACCAACCATCTGGCGCCGCAGGTCGGCCGGTCGGCGGTCCGGGTCCTGGAGGCGGCCGGGGTGCGGGTGGGGCTGCCGCCGGGGCGGGTGTGCTGTGGGCTGACGTACGTCTCGACGGGCCAGCTCGACCGGGCGCGCACGATGATGCGCAGGACGCTGGACGTGATGGACGCGGTGCGGGAGCCGGGGCATCCGGTGGTGGTCCTGGAGCCCTCGTGCGCGGCGACGCTGAGGACGGACCTGCCGGAGCTGCTCGCGGACGACCCGCGGGCGGCGCGGCTTGCGTCCTCGGTACGGACGTTCGCGCAGGCCTTGGAGGAGTTCGCGCCGGAGTGGGAGCCGCCGCGTGTCGACCGCCCGGCCGTCGGCCAGACCCACTGCCACCAGCACGCGGTCCTGGGCGACGCGGCCGAGCGCCGGCTGCGGGAACGAGCGGGCCTGGCGGGCGAACTGAGCGGCGGCTGCTGCGGCCTGGCGGGCAACTTCGGGTTCGAGCCCGGCCACTACGAGGTGTCGGTGGCCTGCGCGGAGGACCAACTGCTTCCGGCGCTGCGGGACGCGGACCCGGAGGCGGTGGTGCTCGCGGACGGCTTCTCCTGCCGCACGCAGGTGGCGCACCTGACGGACCGGCGGGCGCGGCACCTGGTGGAGGTGCTGGCGGAGCGCCTCGCGGGCCACTGA
- a CDS encoding GDSL-type esterase/lipase family protein, whose translation MRFMFVGDSMTIGRAGDFTWRYRMWQHLESTLGGGRYEIVGPRSELYDTAADAPLSHAYADPDFPAPARRHLAGWGEGWLHMAPLIGEAVTATGADVLLVSLGLIDLGFYTNSDQTAENVRAFTAAARAANPRVKAVLMPVIPNIRAEYDAPFADECERFNELLAKAVADLDTAASPLLLATTPESYDIHTDTYDGTHPGPTGEQKLAGAFADAMHQAWGVGGTYTPTPSA comes from the coding sequence ATGCGTTTTATGTTCGTCGGCGACAGCATGACCATCGGACGCGCCGGCGACTTCACCTGGCGCTACCGCATGTGGCAGCACCTGGAATCCACCCTCGGCGGCGGCCGGTACGAGATCGTCGGCCCGCGCAGCGAGCTGTACGACACCGCCGCCGACGCGCCCCTGTCGCACGCCTACGCCGACCCGGACTTCCCCGCACCCGCCCGGCGCCATCTGGCCGGCTGGGGCGAGGGCTGGCTGCACATGGCGCCGCTGATCGGCGAGGCGGTGACGGCCACCGGGGCGGACGTCCTGCTGGTCTCCCTCGGCCTGATCGATCTCGGCTTCTACACCAACAGCGACCAGACCGCCGAGAACGTCCGCGCCTTCACGGCCGCCGCCCGCGCGGCGAACCCGCGCGTCAAGGCCGTCCTGATGCCGGTCATCCCCAACATCCGGGCCGAGTACGACGCCCCCTTCGCCGATGAGTGCGAGCGCTTCAACGAGCTGCTCGCGAAGGCGGTCGCGGACCTGGACACGGCCGCGTCGCCCCTGCTGCTCGCGACGACACCGGAGTCGTACGACATCCATACGGACACCTACGACGGCACCCACCCCGGCCCGACCGGCGAACAGAAGCTGGCGGGCGCCTTCGCCGACGCGATGCACCAGGCGTGGGGCGTGGGCGGCACGTACACGCCGACGCCGAGCGCCTGA
- a CDS encoding aldo/keto reductase, producing MKYTQLGRTGLKVSRLVVGTMNFGPQTDEPTSHGILDAALDAGLNFVDTANVYGWGENKGRTEEIIGTWFAQGGGRREKTVLATKVYGSMSRRSETWPNEDRLSALNIRRAVDASLKRLRTDYIDLYQFHHIDRRTPFEEIWQAVDVLIQQGKILYAGSSNFPGYKIAQANETAARRGMVGLVSEQCLYNLAERRAEMEVLPAAQEYGLGVIPWSPLHGGLLGGVIKKEAQGGRRASGRSADALASTAVRAQVQAYEDLLDKHGLEPGETALAWLLTRPGVTGPIVGPRTVEQLDSALRALELELSDEVLTALDEIFPGTGPSPEAFAW from the coding sequence ATGAAGTACACGCAGCTCGGACGCACCGGACTCAAGGTCAGCCGACTCGTCGTCGGCACGATGAACTTCGGTCCGCAGACAGACGAACCGACCAGTCACGGCATCCTGGACGCCGCGCTCGACGCGGGCCTGAACTTCGTGGACACCGCCAACGTCTACGGGTGGGGCGAGAACAAGGGCCGTACCGAAGAGATCATCGGCACCTGGTTCGCCCAGGGCGGCGGCCGGCGTGAGAAGACGGTCCTCGCGACCAAGGTCTACGGCTCCATGTCACGCCGGAGCGAGACCTGGCCCAACGAGGACCGGCTGTCGGCGCTGAACATCCGGCGGGCCGTCGACGCCTCCCTCAAGCGGCTGCGGACGGACTACATCGACCTGTACCAGTTCCACCACATCGACCGGCGGACCCCCTTCGAGGAGATCTGGCAGGCGGTCGACGTCCTGATCCAGCAGGGCAAGATCCTCTACGCCGGGTCCTCCAACTTCCCCGGCTACAAGATCGCCCAGGCCAACGAGACCGCCGCCCGGCGCGGGATGGTCGGGCTCGTCAGCGAGCAGTGCCTCTACAACCTCGCCGAGCGGCGCGCCGAGATGGAGGTCCTCCCGGCCGCGCAGGAGTACGGACTCGGGGTCATCCCCTGGTCCCCGCTGCACGGCGGGCTGCTGGGCGGGGTCATCAAGAAGGAGGCCCAGGGCGGACGGCGGGCATCCGGCCGGTCGGCCGACGCGCTGGCCAGCACGGCGGTGCGGGCGCAGGTCCAGGCGTACGAGGACCTGCTCGACAAGCACGGCCTGGAGCCGGGCGAGACGGCCCTGGCGTGGCTGCTGACCAGGCCCGGGGTCACCGGCCCGATCGTCGGTCCGCGCACGGTGGAGCAGCTGGACAGCGCCTTGCGCGCCCTGGAGCTGGAGCTGAGCGACGAGGTGCTGACCGCTCTGGACGAGATCTTCCCCGGCACGGGTCCGTCGCCGGAGGCCTTCGCCTGGTGA
- a CDS encoding WD40 repeat domain-containing protein, whose amino-acid sequence MRSALCVFGAAALVLLTTGAGTASAAGPADEDFTIKDSRITESSGLAASHAHPGVYWTHNDQDQPLIYGIDSRTGETVATLTMSGVGTPRDMEAISVGPDGDIYVGDIGDNRDGTWDHVWIYRFPEPKQLKDQTVRAKQYVVKYADGPRNAEALMVHPKTGRVYIASKNEDTGGLYAGPERLSSTGTNVFRRVDDVPWVTDGAFSPDGGTLVLRGYFSARAYAWKDGRLGDDGESVGAPFQGQAESVTYTEDGSALMFGSEGKQSRVVRVEVDKDRASTPPPSQGGGSKAPSEPSGAAPADGDTGGFGLGIVVLAVATALVIGGKRLLRRP is encoded by the coding sequence ATGCGATCTGCTCTGTGCGTCTTCGGTGCGGCGGCTCTCGTCCTGCTCACGACGGGCGCCGGCACGGCGTCGGCCGCCGGACCGGCCGACGAGGACTTCACGATCAAGGACTCCCGGATCACCGAGTCCAGCGGTCTCGCGGCCAGCCACGCCCACCCCGGCGTCTACTGGACGCACAACGACCAGGACCAGCCGCTGATCTACGGCATCGACTCCCGCACCGGCGAGACCGTCGCCACCCTCACCATGAGCGGGGTCGGCACACCCCGCGACATGGAGGCCATCTCCGTCGGCCCGGACGGCGACATCTACGTCGGCGACATCGGCGACAACCGCGACGGCACCTGGGACCACGTCTGGATCTACCGCTTCCCCGAGCCGAAGCAGCTCAAGGACCAGACGGTCCGCGCGAAGCAGTACGTCGTGAAGTACGCCGACGGCCCGCGCAACGCCGAGGCCCTGATGGTCCATCCGAAGACCGGCCGCGTGTACATCGCCAGCAAGAACGAGGACACCGGCGGCCTGTACGCGGGCCCGGAGCGCCTCTCGTCCACGGGCACGAACGTCTTCCGGCGCGTCGACGACGTGCCGTGGGTGACGGACGGCGCCTTCTCGCCGGACGGCGGCACGCTCGTCCTGCGCGGCTACTTCAGCGCCAGGGCGTACGCGTGGAAGGACGGCCGCCTGGGGGACGACGGCGAGTCCGTGGGGGCGCCGTTCCAGGGGCAGGCCGAGTCGGTGACGTACACCGAGGACGGCTCGGCGCTGATGTTCGGCTCGGAGGGCAAGCAGAGCCGGGTCGTACGGGTGGAGGTCGACAAGGACCGGGCTTCGACGCCGCCGCCGTCGCAGGGCGGTGGCAGCAAGGCCCCGTCCGAGCCGTCCGGCGCCGCGCCCGCCGACGGCGACACCGGCGGCTTCGGCCTGGGGATCGTCGTCCTCGCCGTCGCCACCGCCCTCGTCATCGGCGGCAAGCGCCTCCTGCGCCGCCCGTGA
- a CDS encoding EamA family transporter, protein MPEAATVPRVPARSTRLGPVALVVAGGLSVQFGSAVAVLLMPRAGALGVVTLRLVLAAAVLLIVCRPKVRGYGRADWGTVLAFGAAMAGMNILFYQAADRIPLGAAVTLEVLGPLILSVIASRRPANLLWAGLALGGVVLLSGGGFDRLDPVGAAFALAAGAMWAAYIVFSARTGRRFPQADGLALAMAFGAVLSLPLGIAEAGDTLLVPSTIGLGLAVALMSSVLPYTLELLALRRLPAPTFAVLMSLEPAIAATAGFLVLSQALSMTDALAIVLVIAASMGAVRTQTRRIPPQG, encoded by the coding sequence GTGCCCGAGGCCGCCACTGTGCCCCGCGTCCCCGCGAGGTCCACCCGCCTCGGGCCCGTCGCCCTCGTCGTCGCCGGCGGGCTGTCCGTGCAGTTCGGGTCCGCCGTCGCCGTACTGCTCATGCCCCGCGCCGGCGCCCTCGGCGTCGTCACCCTGCGGCTCGTCCTCGCCGCCGCCGTCCTGCTGATCGTCTGCCGCCCCAAGGTTCGCGGCTACGGCCGCGCCGACTGGGGCACCGTCCTCGCCTTCGGCGCCGCCATGGCGGGCATGAACATCCTCTTCTACCAGGCCGCCGACCGGATCCCGCTCGGCGCCGCCGTGACCCTGGAGGTCCTCGGCCCGCTGATCCTCTCGGTGATCGCCTCGCGCCGGCCGGCGAACCTGCTCTGGGCCGGGCTCGCCCTCGGCGGCGTCGTCCTGCTCAGCGGCGGCGGCTTCGACCGGCTCGACCCCGTCGGGGCCGCGTTCGCCCTCGCCGCGGGCGCGATGTGGGCCGCGTACATCGTCTTCAGTGCCCGCACCGGCCGCCGCTTCCCGCAGGCGGACGGCCTCGCGCTCGCGATGGCGTTCGGCGCCGTCCTCAGCCTGCCGCTCGGGATCGCGGAGGCGGGCGACACGCTCCTCGTCCCCTCGACGATCGGCCTCGGCCTCGCCGTCGCGCTGATGTCCTCCGTCCTCCCCTACACCCTCGAACTCCTCGCCCTGCGCCGCCTCCCCGCCCCCACCTTCGCCGTCCTCATGAGCCTCGAACCGGCCATCGCCGCGACCGCCGGCTTCCTCGTCCTGAGCCAGGCCCTGTCGATGACCGACGCGCTCGCGATCGTCCTCGTCATCGCGGCGAGCATGGGCGCCGTCCGCACCCAGACGCGCAGGATCCCGCCGCAAGGCTGA
- the serC gene encoding phosphoserine transaminase, with translation MAEIRIPADIKPADGRFGAGPSKVRTEALDALAATGTSLLGTSHRQAPVKNLVGEVRAGVRDLFSLPEGYEVILGNGGSTAFWDIATHGLIESKSQHLTFGEFSSKFAKAAKLAPWLAEPTVISSDPGTHPEPRAEAGVDVYAYTHNETSTGVAAPVKRVAGADEGALVLVDATSGAGGLPVDITESDVYYFAPQKSFAAEGGLWLAAFSPAALERAARIHASGRHIPEFFSLPTAIDNSLKNQTYNTPALSTLFLLNEQLKWINGQGGLDWAVARTKESSRNLYGWAEESKYATPFVSDPAKRSQVIGTIDFSDEVDAAAVAKVLRANGIVDTEPYRKLGRNQLRIAMFPAIDPADVQALTACVDYVIEKL, from the coding sequence GTGGCTGAGATCCGGATTCCCGCTGACATCAAGCCCGCCGACGGCCGTTTCGGCGCGGGCCCCTCCAAGGTGCGTACGGAGGCGCTGGACGCCCTGGCCGCCACCGGCACTTCCCTCCTCGGCACGTCCCACCGCCAGGCTCCGGTCAAGAACCTGGTCGGCGAGGTACGGGCCGGCGTGCGTGACCTCTTCTCGCTGCCCGAGGGCTACGAGGTGATCCTGGGCAACGGCGGCTCCACCGCCTTCTGGGACATCGCGACCCACGGGCTCATCGAGTCGAAGTCCCAGCACCTCACCTTCGGCGAGTTCTCCTCCAAGTTCGCGAAGGCCGCGAAGCTGGCCCCCTGGCTGGCCGAGCCGACCGTGATCTCCTCCGACCCGGGCACCCACCCGGAGCCGCGGGCCGAGGCGGGCGTCGACGTGTACGCGTACACGCACAACGAGACCTCCACGGGTGTCGCGGCCCCGGTCAAGCGGGTCGCGGGCGCCGACGAGGGCGCGCTGGTCCTGGTCGACGCGACCTCCGGCGCGGGCGGCCTGCCGGTCGACATCACCGAGTCGGACGTCTACTACTTCGCCCCGCAGAAGTCCTTCGCCGCCGAGGGCGGTCTGTGGCTGGCGGCCTTCTCCCCGGCCGCCCTGGAGCGCGCCGCCCGCATCCACGCGTCGGGCCGCCACATCCCGGAGTTCTTCTCCCTGCCGACGGCGATCGACAACTCGCTGAAGAACCAGACGTACAACACCCCGGCCCTGTCGACCCTCTTCCTGCTCAACGAGCAGCTGAAGTGGATCAACGGCCAGGGCGGTCTGGACTGGGCCGTGGCCCGTACGAAGGAGTCCTCCCGGAACCTGTACGGCTGGGCCGAGGAGTCCAAGTACGCGACGCCGTTCGTGTCCGACCCGGCCAAGCGCTCGCAGGTCATCGGCACGATCGACTTCTCGGACGAGGTCGACGCGGCGGCGGTCGCCAAGGTGCTGCGCGCCAACGGCATCGTGGACACCGAGCCGTACCGCAAGCTGGGCCGCAACCAGCTCCGGATCGCGATGTTCCCGGCGATCGACCCGGCGGACGTGCAGGCGCTGACGGCCTGCGTCGACTACGTGATCGAGAAGCTGTAA
- a CDS encoding LysR family transcriptional regulator: protein MPIGLRLCSGRMSRTSIELRHLRCFLAIAEEGNVTRAAARLHLTQPAASRTLAALEKHLGVRLVDRTTHHLSLTPEGRAFHDRAVAAVAAFDAALDPERLRHRPLRLGHAWSAFGPYTTPLLRRWQREHPETPLELLRVDDRTAGLVWGEVDAALLRGPVDAPGLATAELTTETRVAAVPADSDLAARASLTLADLATQTIVLNTVSGTTTLDLWPPHTRPSATLTVANTDDWLTAIAAARGVGVSSASTAAMHPHPGVTYRPLPDAPPLHVVLAWRDTSPHPATDLLVALAREITRDE, encoded by the coding sequence ATGCCGATTGGGCTGCGCTTATGCTCCGGACGCATGAGTCGCACGAGCATCGAGCTCCGCCACCTCCGCTGTTTCCTCGCCATCGCCGAGGAAGGCAACGTGACCCGGGCCGCGGCCCGGCTCCACCTCACCCAGCCCGCCGCCTCCCGCACGCTCGCCGCCCTGGAGAAACACCTCGGCGTCCGGCTCGTCGACCGCACCACCCACCACCTCTCCCTCACCCCCGAGGGCCGCGCCTTCCACGACCGGGCGGTGGCGGCCGTCGCCGCCTTCGACGCGGCCCTGGACCCGGAACGGCTGCGCCACCGGCCGCTGCGGCTCGGCCACGCGTGGTCGGCGTTCGGCCCGTACACCACTCCCCTGCTACGGCGCTGGCAGCGCGAGCACCCCGAGACCCCGCTGGAGCTCCTGCGCGTCGACGACCGCACGGCCGGTCTCGTATGGGGCGAGGTGGACGCGGCGCTGCTGCGGGGGCCGGTGGACGCGCCGGGCCTCGCGACGGCGGAGCTCACGACCGAGACCCGGGTGGCGGCGGTCCCGGCGGACAGCGACCTCGCGGCCCGCGCGTCCCTGACGCTGGCGGACCTGGCCACGCAGACGATCGTCCTGAACACGGTCTCCGGCACGACGACCCTCGACCTCTGGCCCCCGCACACCCGCCCGTCCGCCACGCTCACGGTCGCCAACACCGACGACTGGCTCACGGCGATCGCGGCGGCCCGCGGCGTCGGCGTCTCCTCCGCCTCCACGGCCGCGATGCACCCCCACCCGGGCGTCACCTACCGCCCCCTCCCCGACGCCCCACCCCTCCACGTGGTCCTCGCCTGGCGCGACACCTCCCCCCACCCGGCGACGGACCTGCTGGTGGCCCTGGCCCGTGAGATCACGCGGGACGAGTGA
- a CDS encoding Uma2 family endonuclease, whose product MTAVDDRIEMAETSGERPTLDEMFEALERMPVPEGYRVEIVEGDVFMTPQRSTHWEIIREILWALGDKFGRRARVFSDVRIDFPGGENGFCPDVAKLSDEAVPDSRGHWDHADVEFVAEVISKGTARNDYEPKKAAYATAEVPVYLIADPYQGRCHVYTEPKDGQYVSELVVDFGADLDLSRTPLGLVLKTDGFPRE is encoded by the coding sequence ATGACTGCCGTAGACGACAGGATCGAGATGGCCGAGACCAGCGGTGAGCGGCCGACCTTGGACGAGATGTTCGAGGCTCTGGAGCGTATGCCCGTCCCCGAGGGATACAGGGTCGAGATCGTCGAAGGGGACGTCTTCATGACACCGCAGCGGAGCACTCACTGGGAGATCATCCGGGAGATCCTCTGGGCGCTTGGAGACAAGTTCGGCCGCAGGGCCCGCGTGTTCTCCGACGTACGCATCGACTTCCCGGGCGGGGAGAACGGCTTCTGCCCCGACGTGGCGAAGCTCAGCGACGAAGCCGTTCCGGACAGTCGGGGGCACTGGGACCACGCCGATGTCGAGTTCGTCGCCGAAGTCATCTCCAAGGGCACCGCCCGCAACGACTACGAGCCCAAGAAGGCCGCCTACGCGACCGCCGAAGTGCCCGTCTACCTGATCGCCGACCCCTACCAGGGCAGGTGCCACGTCTATACGGAGCCGAAGGACGGGCAGTACGTCAGCGAACTCGTCGTCGACTTCGGCGCGGACCTGGACCTCTCCCGCACGCCCCTCGGCCTCGTCCTCAAGACCGACGGGTTCCCCCGTGAGTGA
- a CDS encoding DUF1272 domain-containing protein: MALDMRTLCERCEITTLPVDAAARICTYECTFCVPCGEAMDDICPNCGGELVPRPRRAVPNEEAAH, from the coding sequence ATGGCCCTGGACATGCGCACCCTGTGCGAACGCTGCGAGATCACGACCCTGCCCGTCGACGCCGCCGCCCGCATCTGTACGTACGAGTGCACCTTCTGCGTGCCGTGCGGCGAGGCGATGGACGACATCTGCCCCAACTGTGGCGGCGAGTTGGTGCCCCGCCCCCGTCGCGCCGTCCCGAACGAAGAGGCCGCGCATTAA
- a CDS encoding TIGR03084 family metal-binding protein, with amino-acid sequence MSDPAVVLDDLRGESEEVDRLVRELGDEQWAAPTPAPGWTIAHQIAHLAWTDRAALLAVTDPEGFAAEAEKALAAPERFVDDGAEEGAALPPGELLGRWRVGRERLQMALRTAPPGARFPWYGPPMSATSMGTARLMETWAHGQDIADALGAVREPTARLRHVAWIGIRARDYAYLVRGLTPPAEPFRVELTAPDGEEWVYGPQDAAQRITGPALDFCLLVTQRVHRDDTALRAHGPDATHWLSVAQAFAGPAGTGRPAQGQA; translated from the coding sequence GTGTCCGACCCTGCCGTCGTCCTCGACGACCTGCGCGGCGAGAGCGAGGAGGTCGACCGGCTCGTACGGGAGCTGGGCGACGAACAGTGGGCCGCGCCCACCCCCGCGCCCGGCTGGACGATCGCGCACCAGATCGCCCATCTCGCCTGGACCGACCGGGCGGCCCTGCTCGCCGTCACCGACCCCGAGGGCTTCGCCGCCGAGGCCGAGAAGGCCCTCGCCGCCCCCGAGCGCTTCGTCGACGACGGCGCCGAGGAGGGCGCGGCCCTGCCGCCCGGCGAGCTGCTCGGACGGTGGCGCGTGGGGCGCGAGCGGCTGCAGATGGCCCTGCGCACGGCCCCGCCCGGCGCACGTTTCCCCTGGTACGGGCCGCCCATGAGCGCCACCTCCATGGGGACCGCCCGGCTCATGGAGACCTGGGCGCACGGGCAGGACATCGCCGACGCCCTCGGAGCCGTACGCGAGCCGACCGCCCGGCTGCGGCACGTGGCCTGGATCGGCATCCGGGCCCGCGACTACGCCTATCTCGTACGGGGCCTCACCCCGCCCGCCGAACCCTTCCGGGTCGAACTGACCGCCCCCGACGGCGAGGAGTGGGTGTACGGGCCCCAGGACGCCGCCCAGAGGATCACCGGGCCCGCGCTCGACTTCTGCCTCCTCGTCACCCAGCGCGTCCACCGCGACGACACCGCCCTGCGGGCCCACGGCCCCGACGCCACGCACTGGCTCAGCGTCGCCCAGGCCTTCGCCGGGCCGGCCGGCACCGGCCGCCCCGCCCAGGGGCAGGCATGA